In the genome of Alphaproteobacteria bacterium, the window TAACAGGCCTTGCTGCGCAATCGCCGTTTGTTAAAGAAGCGTTGGAGAAGATTGGCGCCAAGGCAGATTTTGTTCATCGCGAAGAATATAAAAGCGCAATGGATATGCTGACCGAAAATGATTTTACAGCGGCAAATGCTGAAATGCTTGGGTCTATCCTTGATGATTTGAATGCACAGATGGTGGATGATATTGCCGCAGACCGCCAATTACAACCAGTTAATCTCATGCGCTTGATTGATGTGGCGCCGATTAATGCGCAGACGGCCTTGGACGAAAAACTGATCACGCATATTGGGTATGAGGATGAATTGCAGTTGCGCTTGGATAAATTGTTTGGCGACAAAGCCGAGGTAGTGAGTGCGGAAGATTATCTATCCATGCGCCGCGATGAATTGCAAAACGATGATAACGATAAGAAGCCGGTGGTTGCATTCATTGAGGCAACAGGAGAAATCGTGCAAAGCTCCGAAGGACCAACAAAAAGCGGCGGAATAGCTGCTGATGAAACAGTGAAAGCCATTCATGAAGCGATGGATGATGAAAAAGTCGAAGCGATTTTGCTGCGAATTGATAGCCCTGGCGGGTCAGCAGTGGCATCGGAAACCATTCGCCGCGGCATTGAACAAGCGCAGAATATAGGGCTGCCCGTGATTGTATCGATGGGTGAAATGGCAGGCTCTGGTGGCTACTGGATGGCAGCGCAGGCGGATGTAATTGTTGCTGATCCCGCAACGCTAACGGGTTCGATTGGCGTGATTGCAGGCAAGGTTACCGGCACGGATGTACTGTGGGATAAGCTGGGCATCCATTGGGGTATAATTACGAGAGGTGAAAATGCCGATATGTGGACAGCTACCGCACCATTTACTGATGCGCAGCGCGCAAAGGTTGATGCGCTGGTGGACGAAACCTACCAGCAGTTTAAAAAGCATGTGGCCGCCGCGCGTGATTTAACCGATGAAGAAGTGGCGGCTGTAGCTAAGGGCCGCGTGTGGACAGGAAACCAAGCGCTGAATAATGGCCTTGTGGACGAGCTTGGCGGATTAGTTGATGCAGTAAATTATACCAAAAGCTTGCTGGGTATTCCGGAAGATGACCGCATCATGCTCAAGCAATTTCCGGCGCCAGAAGGGTTTGCAGAGCGGCTTGAGAAAATACTCGAAGGTTTTGGCGGGCTTGGCGCAAGCATGACGAAGCTAAATGGCCTGATGCAATCGTTTGAAGCAGTCGTATCGCCGTTGCAATCCGTAAGCAGTATAAAGCCCGGACAAGCCATTATGCATAATGTGGACGGGCTTCGTTAGGCCATGCCGGCTTTAACGCTGGCGCGGACTTCTTTCCAATATTGCCAAGCTGTATAGACGCTAATTCCGGCTGCTGCCCATAAAACCAGCCCGCCCAGTATGCCC includes:
- the sppA gene encoding signal peptide peptidase SppA encodes the protein MKFVVRSFAILGFAVFAVSVTGWVIVLTHEKQHLPETIILSLDLTSNIPEAAEHNPIKAALGKSGALILKDAIAAIDYAKKDPRVKVLVGNFRENPVSMAGAQELRDAVYRFRERGKPSYAYATSFGEFGAADKAYYLASSFNEIWLQPLGLVGITGLAAQSPFVKEALEKIGAKADFVHREEYKSAMDMLTENDFTAANAEMLGSILDDLNAQMVDDIAADRQLQPVNLMRLIDVAPINAQTALDEKLITHIGYEDELQLRLDKLFGDKAEVVSAEDYLSMRRDELQNDDNDKKPVVAFIEATGEIVQSSEGPTKSGGIAADETVKAIHEAMDDEKVEAILLRIDSPGGSAVASETIRRGIEQAQNIGLPVIVSMGEMAGSGGYWMAAQADVIVADPATLTGSIGVIAGKVTGTDVLWDKLGIHWGIITRGENADMWTATAPFTDAQRAKVDALVDETYQQFKKHVAAARDLTDEEVAAVAKGRVWTGNQALNNGLVDELGGLVDAVNYTKSLLGIPEDDRIMLKQFPAPEGFAERLEKILEGFGGLGASMTKLNGLMQSFEAVVSPLQSVSSIKPGQAIMHNVDGLR